Genomic segment of Apium graveolens cultivar Ventura chromosome 7, ASM990537v1, whole genome shotgun sequence:
TTCTTGACGAGGATTTGGTTGCTCGTATTGGTGATTTTGGTTTGGCAAGTTTTTCTTTTGCTTCAAATTATGTCAATCAAGAACAAACGAGTTTAAGTGGCGTGCATGGAACTGTTGGATACATTCCACCAGGTGATTTCTCATACtgttatttttatcattattgAGTACTGCTGTAAATATTGAGTTGAAAAGATTACTATGTTCAAGCAAAATTTAGTAATCTTTTGGAATTCTACAAAACTTTTATACAGAGGAGTGTCATATATTAAAAACTGTTTTTATTTGCTTGTTATATAATCTCATTGTTTGTGCAGAGTATGGAATGTGTGAGGAGGTATCTGCAGAGGGAGATGTGTATAGTTATGGAATTCTTTTACTAGAAATGTTTTCGGGGAAGAGGCCTACAGAAAGCAGCATATTAATGGACAATGTCAAAGATCTTCATGACTATGTCAGGAAGGCACTCCCGCAAAGAGTGATGGACATTGTTGATCCAAGGATTGTACTAGATCAAGAAGAAGATGGCTCAAATGTAAATCAATCATATAGCAGGGCTATTAGGGAGGTATGCTTGGCATCAATATTTGAAGTGGGGATATTATGTTCCGAAGAGACTCCACGAAAACGCATTGATATTAGTGTTGCTATCAAGTTGTTGCATGTGGCAAGAGACAAACTTCTGCAGTGGAGTTAGTAATCTGGGTGAGAATGACCAGGAAGAATGTGTACCTATGTACTTCCCATACTTTTATCCTTTTATATTTGTAAGTATGGATCTGTACCAAGAATGATAACCTTGCTTAACATATAGTAACAATTAAGTTTCCTTCTGTGCTAGAAATCATCCTTAATGATTTTGGACTTAAATTATCCAATTCTATTTACTATATGCAAGGACAATTTACCAGAATTTATTACTTCTAGTTTTGGCTAATTTCAATTTATGGACTATCACTATAATATATTCCAATTAGTTGTGGCTGACCAGCTGGGATGATTaattgaaaaaattattttgaggATGGGGTATTTGGGAGATTTATATCATAGTTTACAGATGGTAGCTGGTGGATGTTGAGAGTATTCTCTTCCAGTAAATATATTCAACTGCATGAAATTTACTGTGTGTGTGCGGTATGTAATGCAGTGTAATGTTTAGTTGTATACTctttggtaattttttttttttatgaatatttgATTATTAGATTTTAGAGTATCTGATCTTTTATAGTCCTGTTTTGCCTTCTGCAATGATGGAAGCTTTGATTGTGAGAATTGCTTGTGAGTTGATCAAGTATAATTGATTAGGGAAATTGGTTAGATTACCTTTAAAAAAACAAGGAAACTGGTGTCAATGCCGGATTTAGAATGGATTTCATGGAATATTGTGTTGATTCATTTGTATGTGGCTAATCGAGTTTATGAATTATAAGCACAACAGGTGTCTGATGAAATGGGAGCTAAGGATGTTTCTTGCACCGCTATGATTAATGGCTATGCCAAGTGATAGTGGCTGATTAGGCCTTCGAGAGATTCTATGTTCTTAGGTTGTGCGTTTTTGAGGTGTTCAGAGAGTGGAGACTTAAGTCTGGGGAAGGAATACCTGAATATGGAGAGTAGTTAGATTCTCGGCTGAATTTGTTAATCGCCATAGTTGTAATTCTATGTAAAATGTGGGGTTGCTCCATATTAAGACTACACAAATATTCGATCAAGTGGAACGTTGAGTTATCTTTTTCATAGACGTCAACCAATAGCTATGCCAGAAATGGGGAATTAGTTTATCGAGATTGTTCTTTTCTACACACAATGCAAAGATTGGGGTTGCTCTTGGAACAATCAACTAAAAGAAGGTTATTTCATTACATGATGAAAGCTGGATTGATTCCGGTAGAGGGGATGCACCGTTTGGTGTGATTCTGGTATTCTTCCCTTCTTATCTTCATGCTTCTATAAAATTCACATCCAGTCATACATGCCGCGCAATAGTATCCTTTTTACATTTCTACATTTTAATTGTGTTTAAATTGTGGATTTACACttaaaaaggactagatgaatGAGCATGAGACCAACATGATGAGTAGCAAAACAAGATCAACATTGATGCTAATTCTCTATTCAGAAGTTTTGAGGCATATCAGCTATGCGCCGGAAATTTGGGCCTTATAATGTAGTTATATGCATGTGAATGAAATTGTAGAAATTCCAAATAGCTGCAAATTCTGTTAAATAATCAATACCTAATTTTGAAAGGTATCCCTACAAAACTCAAAGACCAACCTACAGAAGTCACTGTTGAATTTACATTTCAGAGATTCCTATTTCAGAAGATGTCACTACCAGGTGGCTATATAATAAATCTCTGTGACAATTAGCATTTGAAATCCCCTTGATAGTCCCCAGAAACCAGAATATAATAAATTGTTTAATTCCCTTCAAAAATATGTAATTTCGCTAGTTTTCCTTCTGTATTGAAGTTTTTAACCATGAATATCTGCTTCAGGTTGAAGTCCAACTGCTGCTGCTAACCTGGAAAAAATAAGTTTCACAGGGACACAAGTTACTACAGCAGGCAGATTTAGAAGCTTCTCTCGAGGAAGATAACTGTTTTCACTTTTCACCAGCCTTGCATGAATTTTCTTAGCAGGAACATTTGCAGCTTGAAATTCCTTCTTGATGGAATGAGGAGATGGAGTTCGAAGATAAGAAACAGGAGTCCTCCTTGCAGTTGTCTGAACTGGCCGAGTCAACTGAGCAGTTGGACGATAACAAACTGCAGTCCTGGTATTCGGAAATGATTGAAGCAATAAAGTGCCTTTATTATCCAACATTTGGTTGCCAGCATCATCATTGACAGGAAGAAGAATCTCTGTGGAGttgttttttaatttttctaCTTCGACTGGATACCCTATTATTGACTTCCCATTCGCTTTACTCATTAGAGAAACCAAAGGAACAGAAGCTCCTTTGTAATGAGTTTCAAGTGACAAATTGATATCAATTAACAGTTTCCTGGAGGACATGGACCTAGGCTGCCTTCCTAAAATTTCCAAGCCAGCATCTTGAAACTGAGATGAGAAGTAGATATCTCTTATCAGCTTCTTCGATTGTTTCCCATAACATCCAGTTCTAGTGTGACACTTCACAGCATCATCGACATTAAGATGATCGCTATTATCATGAATTGCATTTCCAGAAGTAATCAACCTCTGTCGATCAGGTAAATCTCTGCACTGGTTGTTTATATGTTTTAGCTTTACTATTATCTTCCTTTTCGGCACCTCAACATCATCTACATTCCAGTCTTTATGAGTTAAGCCACTAAGTTCTTCATGCTTGTTGCAGCTCTTAGTTCCATGGTACCCATTACAGCAACCTAAGCATATTACATATTAGCAGTTTAGCTTCAATCGCAGATATCAATCCATGAGATAAGAACTATCCTACTCTTTACTAGTTCTTTAAATGGTACAAATTTGCACATTTTTCTTACCAAAGGATAAATGTACAACAACTAACAATTAACATATTACACAAAAAGTACTAGGgaaatatattaatataaattatagaCTATGCAGAAAGTGAATATTAAGAGATGCATTCAAAGAACCTGAGTTTAGTCCTCTACTCCATGCCACAGATAAATAAAAATAATCCATGTCAACATAGAGATTGTAAGCAGGACAGTAATAGATATCATAAATTTTTAACTAACAGAATGATAATCATCAACCTGAAAGCTGTTTACTAATTTCATCTGCCTTCCCATTAGGAGTATAATTGTCAAAAGAACAAGTATTGGTGGATCTTGAAGATAGATTACTTTCAGATGAATTTGATTGAATAGAGTTAACACCCATTTGAACCAGGCGTGGTAAACATTGAGCGTGAAAACTAGTGCACTCTGAATTTTTTCTTGATCCAACTGGCAAGTATACACATCTGCTTCTCTTTGATCTGCAAACTGGTCCATTTTTATGTGCTTCTGCTCTACAGTCTGCAATAACATAATTAAACTCCAAATAAGAGTTTGAATGTTCTTCGTAACTTATAGCTTAGACCATTACaataattgtatcaatatatttcAAAATCCTTTCCAAAACTAAAGATCATTAGGTACTAAAATTTGCAAACTGTTCGTCACCACTTTTGTAGATAAAATGTTAAACTATTATAGCTACTTAGTACTAACAGTCACCTTaattaacaaataaaataaaataacaaaacaTATGCATGGTGAAAGTTAGACCAAAACTGTTCCAGGGAAATCAGAGATTCAAACTTGGAGAATATAGGAATGTAACAGACATAGAGATCAAGTACCCGATGTTTTGCGTTTCTTTCCTGATTCTTTCTTTTCAAGTTCAAGAGCATGGAGTATAGCATCTGTTCTGCGTGCATACTTCACAAGTTCTCTAAAACGAGTAACCTTTAAGCACTCAGCCTCCTTAATTAAGTCACTGAACTCACTGCATCGAAATGCTTTTATGCGCCCTGACTCTATGTTGTACCAGTCTCTAAAAAAAGATGCCATAAGAAAAACTCCAAAATCAATACCGGCAAAACATAAACATAAGGTCCATATATCACAAAACATAAAACAATATACCATCATGATGACCCTCCCAGCCTACATCGTGTTGGATCGTTTTACCACACAGCAATATCTCCAGGTATACCTACTATCTACCAGTACGGATGATTGCCTAGGTGCTTATTCCCTTTTATCGTTTCAAATTAGTAGCGAGAGGATAATAATAACTCATTTCCAGTTGTTACAAATCACATGATTTTACCAACTTTAAGATAAACCACTTAAAAAATGCACAATACCAACATAGTTATAATAAGGGTGAGCATCGGTCGGTTTGGGCGGTTTGGAGGgtccaaaccgaaccaaaccgaaatTAGCGGTTTCCCTAAAATCCGATCCGAAACCAAACCGTTATATgaaaaaaccaaaccaaaccaatccgtttaaaacggttcggttcggtttggtttcGGTTTAAACCGTTTTTCCTATAAAACAAAGTTAGAAACTAAATTAAACTTGAATTTGTAAATAAGAATCGAAATTTTGTATCATATTATAGAATTATATATTCTATTATAATCATATTCAAAaagaatatataaaaataatgactttgaaaaataaaaaaggcaAGAAGATGAAAAAGATGCGACCAATTCTTATgcttttattaaataaaaataaaaatagtgaAAACATAACACATACATAAATATTTATATGTTAGAATAAAATATATTATGATTagttcttttatatattttagtttACACATATGTCGAacattataattttattattaattgcactttactaatatatgtatattaatgttttaatttaaatattcggttcggttcggttataTCGGTCGGTTTGGAGGTAAAAACCGAAACCAAACCGAAAAAATTCGGTTTTTTAAATGTCAATCCGTAACCGAACCAAACCGTTAGTAAACCGTCAAATTCGGTTTGGATTTGTATTTGGC
This window contains:
- the LOC141670965 gene encoding putative LRR receptor-like serine/threonine-protein kinase At3g47570, which codes for MCEEVSAEGDVYSYGILLLEMFSGKRPTESSILMDNVKDLHDYVRKALPQRVMDIVDPRIVLDQEEDGSNVNQSYSRAIREVCLASIFEVGILCSEETPRKRIDISVAIKLLHVARDKLLQWS
- the LOC141671931 gene encoding uncharacterized protein LOC141671931 isoform X1, translating into MKKMKTGSIVWVKRRNGSWWPGRIMGLNELASSSRLKCGSAKPVTLLGRHYTSVDWYNIESGRIKAFRCSEFSDLIKEAECLKVTRFRELVKYARRTDAILHALELEKKESGKKRKTSDCRAEAHKNGPVCRSKRSRCVYLPVGSRKNSECTSFHAQCLPRLVQMGVNSIQSNSSESNLSSRSTNTCSFDNYTPNGKADEISKQLSGCCNGYHGTKSCNKHEELSGLTHKDWNVDDVEVPKRKIIVKLKHINNQCRDLPDRQRLITSGNAIHDNSDHLNVDDAVKCHTRTGCYGKQSKKLIRDIYFSSQFQDAGLEILGRQPRSMSSRKLLIDINLSLETHYKGASVPLVSLMSKANGKSIIGYPVEVEKLKNNSTEILLPVNDDAGNQMLDNKGTLLLQSFPNTRTAVCYRPTAQLTRPVQTTARRTPVSYLRTPSPHSIKKEFQAANVPAKKIHARLVKSENSYLPREKLLNLPAVVTCVPVKLIFSRLAAAVGLQPEADIHG
- the LOC141671931 gene encoding uncharacterized protein LOC141671931 isoform X2, whose protein sequence is MKKMKTGSIVWVKRRNGSWWPGRIMGLNELASSSRLKCGSAKPVTLLGRHYTSVDWYNIESGRIKAFRCSEFSDLIKEAECLKVTRFRELVKYARRTDAILHALELEKKESGKKRKTSDCRAEAHKNGPVCRSKRSRCVYLPVGSRKNSECTSFHAQCLPRLVQMGVNSIQSNSSESCCNGYHGTKSCNKHEELSGLTHKDWNVDDVEVPKRKIIVKLKHINNQCRDLPDRQRLITSGNAIHDNSDHLNVDDAVKCHTRTGCYGKQSKKLIRDIYFSSQFQDAGLEILGRQPRSMSSRKLLIDINLSLETHYKGASVPLVSLMSKANGKSIIGYPVEVEKLKNNSTEILLPVNDDAGNQMLDNKGTLLLQSFPNTRTAVCYRPTAQLTRPVQTTARRTPVSYLRTPSPHSIKKEFQAANVPAKKIHARLVKSENSYLPREKLLNLPAVVTCVPVKLIFSRLAAAVGLQPEADIHG